The following are from one region of the Nicotiana tomentosiformis chromosome 7, ASM39032v3, whole genome shotgun sequence genome:
- the LOC138896170 gene encoding uncharacterized protein: MGDIVDNTTANAAKCVDAGIENILANKEFRVDLPHNHTLYLGPADMSGAQLISFQLRGTDNYTIWNRSMRIALRGRNKLGLVEGTWKKEKNRKNLWEQWERCIAIVLSWLMNVVTPQLVGGVVFGASAQAIWEDLREKFDKVDGSRSFNRHKEIATLYQSTSSVSVYYTKMKDLWDEFEALVPAPLTVRIPEIMLPL; encoded by the coding sequence ATGGGAGATATTGTTGACAACACCACGGCTAATGCCGCCAAATGTGTAGATGCAGGAATTGAAAATATTCTAGCTAATAAGGAATTCAGAGTTGATTTGCCTCATAATCATACATTATACCTTGGACCTGCAGATATGAGTGGAGCACAATTGATCTCATTTCAATTAAGAGGTACTGACAATTACACTATATGGAATCGATCTATGAGGATAGCTCTGCGAGGAAGAAATAAGCTAGGGCTGGTAGAAGGAACatggaaaaaggaaaaaaatcgtAAAAATCTATGGGAACAATGGGAGAGGTGCATTGCAATTGTACTCTCATGGTTGATGAATGTTGTAACTCCACAGCTCGTTGGAGGAGTGGTATTTGGAGCTAGTGCACAGGCTATTTGGGAGGATTTGCGAGAGAAATTTGACAAAGTAGATGGATCTAGGTCATTCAATCGACACAAGGAAATTGCAACCCTATATCAAAGTACATCCTCTGTTTCTGTTTATTACACTAAGATGAAGGACCTCTGGGATGAGTTTGAAGCATTAGTCCCTGCTCCATTGACTGTGAGAATTCCAGAGATTATGTTGCCTTTATGA
- the LOC104112308 gene encoding serine/threonine-protein kinase ATG1c — MAQSMSRGGGRSVVGNYVVGKQIGAGSFSTVWHARHRAHGTEVAIKEIVTARLNNKLQDSLKSEIVILQKINHPNIIRLHDMIEEVGKIYIILEYCRGGDLSMYIQQRQGRIPEATAKHFMLQLASGLKILRDNNLIHRDLKPQNLLLSSNDDSSTLKIADFGFARSLQPRGLAETLCGSPLYMAPEIMQLQKYDAKADLWSVGAILFQLVTGKTPFTGNNQIQLLQNILKSTELLFPPNAKNLSANCIDLCKKLLRRNPVERLTFEEFFNHPFLAEKQPDELSWDRRPQRVIGGFPISEGYPVRNREETFQEDGLPFSLDDDSSVPDGSPSFAGRLPQRLSHGFSYDAKAERKEGSCNTPHKTDSIGSSHRHTEGNMRESINLKDHRQATTRSKVVDSFELIDQDYVIVSGPPMDSYSSAGASRLSNMPFRSSRSLQASTILDPRPSDPVPIIGPPTSRIGHLGSLESPSSAPGTSQGCTDIINRLEQPPTDGMARIESLQHFASAIMELVNEKVEASRHLEAFSIQLVSLAIWKQALDICHTQAASAIEGSPNQETIRLREITKKGQASLNIKEHLDATNILGPENVCSHIEKAFLSEVGNAEELAKHIEPGNTEVPDAMEMIFQSALALGRKGAVDEYMGRTENAVVFYSKAVRLLKFLQVEAPSLILNPPFSLTNSDRYRLQNYTDVLNNRQSVSRSQMMALLKCEDQHCSP; from the exons ATGGCTCAATCGATGAGCAGAGGAGGGGGAAGGAGTGTGGTAGGGAACTATGTAGTGGGGAAGCAAATCGGCGCCGGCTCTTTCTCGACGGTGTGGCATGCTCGGCACCGAGCTCACGGAACCGAAGTGGCTATTAAAGAGATCGTCACGGCTCGGCTTAATAATAAGCTTCAGGATAGTCTCAAGTCCGAAATTGTAATTTTACAGAAGATCAATCATCCTAATATCATTCGCCTCCACGACATGATCGAG GAGGTGGGAAAAATATACATTATTTTGGAGTACTGTAGAGGAGGTGATCTTTCTATGTACATTCAACAACGACAAGGGAGAATTCCAGAAGCAACTGCAAAACATTTTATGCTGCAACTTG CATCTGGTTTAAAAATCCTGCGTGATAACAATCTAATACATAGGGATCTAAAGCCTCAG AATCTCCTCTTATCCTCGAACGATGACAGCTCCACCTTGAAGATTGCTGATTTTGGGTTTGCAAG GTCTTTGCAGCCTAGGGGCCTTGCTGAAACACTATGTGGTTCACCATTGTACATGGCTCCAGAAATAATGCAACTTCAAAAGTATGATGCAAAG GCAGATCTCTGGAGCGTTGGTGCCATCCTGTTTCAGCTTGTAACAGGCAAAACCCCGTTTACTGGAAACAATCAAATCCAG TTGCTCCAGAACATATTAAAGTCCACTGAATTGCTGTTTCCTCCAAATGCAAAAAATTTAAGTGCTAACTGCATAGATTTGTGTAAAAAATTGCTGCGCCGTAATCCAG TGGAGCGGTTGACATTTGAAGAGTTCTTTAACCACCCATTTCTTGCAGAGAAGCAGCCAGATGAGCTGTCTTG GGATAGGAGACCTCAAAGGGTAATAGGTGGTTTTCCTATATCAGAAGGCTATCCTGTGAGGAACAGAGAGGAAACTTTTCAAGAAGATGGTTTACCCTTTAGTCTAGATGATGATTCCAGCGTTCCTGATGGTAGTCCTTCATTTGCTGGGAGATTACCACAGAGGTTGTCACATGGATTTTCTTATGATGCAAAAGCTGAGAGGAAAGAAGGTTCTTGTAATACCCCACACAAAACAGATAGTATTGGCTCGAGCCACAGACATACAGAAGGGAACATGAGGGAATCTATTAATTTGAAGGACCATAGGCAAGCTACTACTCGTTCAAAAG TGGTGGATTCGTTTGAGTTGATTGATCAGGACTATGTCATTGTTTCTGGGCCCCCCATGGACTCATATTCTTCAGCAGGTGCCTCTAGGCTTAGCAATATGCCATTCAGATCAAGCAGATCCCTGCAAGCGTCTACGATTTTAGATCCTAGACCAAGTGACCCGGTGCCTATTATTGGTCCTCCAACTAGTAGAATAGGTCATTTAGGAAGTTTGGAAAGTCCCTCATCTGCACCTGGAACTTCACAAGGATGCACAGATATCATAAACCGTTTGGAGCAGCCGCCAACTGATGGCATGGCCAGAATAGAGTCCCTGCAACATTTTGCCTCTGCTATCATGGAGTTAGTAAATGAGAAG GTTGAGGCAAGCAGGCATCTGGAAGCATTTTCAATTCAGCTAGTCAGTCTTGCTATATGGAAGCAAGCTTTGGATATTTGTCATACGCAAGCGGCGTCGGCAATTGAAGGAAGTCCAAACCAAGAAACTATCAGATTGAGGGAAATCACGAAGAAAGGTCAAGCTAGTCTTAACATAAAAGAGCATCTTGATGCTACTAACATTTTGGGGCCGGAGAATGTATGCTCTCATATTGAAAAAGCATTTCTTAGTGAAGTTGGTAATGCAGAGGAACTTGCCAAACATATAGAGCCTG GAAATACAGAGGTGCCAGATGCAATGGAGATGATATTTCAATCTGCCCTGGCTTTGGGTAGAAAGGGAGCT GTTGATGAGTACATGGGTCGGACTGAAAATGCAGTGGTATTTTATTCAAAAGCTGTGCGTTTGTTAAAATTCCTACAAGTGGAAGCACCATCTCTGATTTTAAATCCTCCATTTTCTCTAACAAACTCGGATCGTTATAGGCTTCAAAATTACACTGATGTCCTCAATAACAGGCAAAGTGTTTCAAGGTCTCAAATGATGGCTCTGCTTAAGTGTGAGGATCAACACTGCTCTCCTTAA